The segment agacagactcttcagacaagggcaaaaggtAGTCACATCCTTCTCCAAAATACCATAcaccacatactgaaattcttctctgaaTCCAGGTCAGCACAGTTCAAATTACTcccagtaacaaagtcttccatattcctaccaGGATGGCCCTTTGAGTCCcttttaaagcattccactgctttccaaatccaaagtcccaaaatccactttctttcaaacaaaagcatggtcaggcattatcacagcaataccccagtccctggtaccaatgATCTGCcatagttaaggttttattgctgtgaacagacaccatgaccaaggcaactcttttttctttctttttttttttttttatatttattttatgtatgtgaatatatattgtcacactgtcttcagagactagaaaatggcatcagatgccattacaggtggatgtgagccaccatgtggttgctgggaactgaactcaggacctctagaagagcagttagtactcttaaccgttgagccactcctccagcccccaagttaactcttttcttcttattatttatttatttttggtttttcaagacagggtttctctgtatagcattggctgtcctggaattcactctgtagaccagactggccttgaactcagaaatctgcctgcctctgcctcccaagtgctgggattaaatgcgtatgccaccactgcccagcccaagacAACTCATATAAGGACagcttttaattggggctggcttacaggtttgagattcagtccattatcatcaaggcaggaacatggcagcatccaggcaggcatggtgcaggcaaagctgagagttctacctcttcatctgaaggctgctagcagaatactcacttccaggcagcccacaaccacagtgacatacttactccaacagggctacgctttctaatagtgctgctcccaaggcagagcatatacaaacctttataatacccatacatataaaatagaaataaattatttctttttttttcccccctttggttttttttgagacagggtttctctgttttaacactggctgtactggaactctgtagaccaggctgacctcgaactcagaaattcgcctgcttctgcctcccaagtgctgaattatttatttttttagtggttagtttgttttaagacagtttGTTTTAGGTCTTACTACGTATCCTTGGCTAGCCTAGAGTTTATTATGTAGACCTGGCTttcctcagactcagaaagagagaACTACTtgccctgcctctcaagtgctggagtaAAGGCATATACTTCTAGATCCATCCCTaaataagtttgtgtgtgtgtgtgtgggtgggtgtgttttAAGTAACAACTAGCTCCTGGgttgtttgttgttcttgttgttgtttttaataaaattttattttttgagattatagtatcattacataatttccccctttcctcccctccccacaatTCTCCTATGTACCCTTACTCTCTTGCTCACTTTGAAATTCATAGCCACTTTTTACTTTAAAGGCAATTATATATTActgtatacaaatacatattcagTTGACTTAAGTACTGCTGTTACTAAAGTGAGGGTGAAATGAATAGGGATGAATAAGAACACAGGTAGGCACCAAACTGCCCTCCTGCTGCTAGAATGGCTGCAGAACTGTAGCTGGAGCCTTTGAGGGTCTCATTAGGACATATTTGAAGTGGTTCTGGATCAAAGTTACATGGACACTACAACCTCCACAGATCACCTCTGGAGAGGTGGTTATGAGTTTTGAGGTGTTAGTCTTATGGGAGTCTGGAGGAGGTGCTAGCTGCTGCATCAGATCAGCTCTGGGAAGGGAATATATGAGAATAGTACCTGGTACACAAGTGCCATGGCATGTTATCTGGTGGCTTACAGGAGAATTGAGGTATGGAGTTGCTGAATACAAGTGACAGGCTAGTTCTTAGTGGAAGAAGAGGTCATGGAGTTGCTGGTGGTATATGTATGATAAGATTTGGGAGAAGGTTGCTTGGAATGTATTGAGCAGCGTAGAAACTATATTGCTGATCTAGTTACTGTGAGTCTTTTAGAAAGCTAGTAGGCAAAGGACTTTAAGCTAAATTGTAGCCTAtgtttctgttaatttttttaagttggtaTAATAATCTAAATGTGTACCCTTTCTTCTTGTAGGAATGTGTTTTACTAGTTTTTTTATTTAGTATGGTCCATATCAAGCAATGACTTTTCATACAGGGCTATGTAATATTCCACTATAAAGATGTATCACACTATAGTTGCACCATCTCTTATTGATAGCTGTTagttttttcacttaaaatatcaCAGTAGTAAGCATCCTAGTATATTTTTCAGTAGAGCCCAGATACACCTGTAACATAGCCTCTTAAACATGGGCTCATTAACTGTCAAAAAGGTTGAGTTACTTTGCCTCAAATATATGTGTCTAACAAAGCTCCTGTAATTTACAAATACACATGTTTATGAAGCCCTACTGCAGGATAAGACTTGGTTTAGTTGTACTAAgttgacatttgttttcttgttttccccTAAAGCCTGTGCCTACTGCACTGGCCCAAGTAGACAGAGAAAAGATCTATCAGTGGATCAATGAACTGTCCAGTCCTGAGACAAGGGAAAATGCTTTGCTGGAGCTGAGCAAGAAGCGAGAGTCTGTCCCTGACCTTGCACCCATGCTATGGCATTCATTTGGTACGATTGCAGCACTTTTACAGGTGGGTATGTATCCACAAGTAGGAATTCAGTCATGTTTGTCACACttgttcttctcttcctgtgCTCAAATGATTTTTGAAGACTTgagaataaatgtttaaatattaacatatgtAAGACTCCATTTTTAAGAAGTCAGAGGTATTTGCTAAATGCATATTTGGGGGTTCTACCCAGGAGATTGAATTTAGTTGATCTGAGAGGCAAGCCTTAAAAATCTGTGTTTAACAGGTGAGTCTAAGAACTGCATTGAGAAACAGCTTTTAGAAATACAGCGGGGTAGATCTGTTATAGCTGGGAAGAATATAGAAATAGTATGAGGACCATAGACATGGTCTAAGGAGGGAAAATGTTGAGATTAAGGTATAGCAGCtataggattaaaggtgtgtttctgtgtgcattaaagaataaatatatctGGTAAGGTGGTTCAttggataaaggcacttgttgccaagcctgacaacttgagtttaatCCATGTAggagccagacggtggtggcgcatgcctttaatcccagcacttgggaggcagaggcaggtggatttctgagttcaagtccagcctggtctacagagtgagttccaggacagccagggctacacagagaaaccctgttttggaaaaaacaacaacaaaaaagaatacaacctttttttgttttttggtttttttttgtttttcaacacagggtttctctgtgtatccctggctgtcctggaacaaactctgtagaccaggctggcctcgaattcaagaaatccgcctgcctctgcctcccaagttacaAAAATAAGGGTTCCTCAATTAGCTacagggtctggagaggtggctcaatgcagtggtaaagaacactggctagtcttccagaagtcctagatttgattcccagcacctatattaTAGCTTACAACCAACTATAACTATAGTTCCTGGGACTCTGACACCTTTTTTCTGGTCTCTGGGCACTGCAttcatgtgatacacagacacacatgcaggcaaaacaccatgcacataaaattcattaaaataaagactaaagccgggcggtggtggctcacgcctttaattccagcacttgggaggcagaggcaagcggatttctgagttcgaggccaacctggtctacagagtgagttccaggatagccagggctatacagagaaaccctgtctggaaaacaacaacaacaacaacaacaacaacaacaacaaaaagactagCTGCAAAATGTAGGAGGAAGTATAGGTGATCCAGTATTCCTACAGACACATAAGAAAAGGTCTTGCCTACTTAGTTTAGTATGCTTATAATGAAAGGATAATTCAGTTTCTGCAGGAATTAACGTTACTATGCTGTGATACTTGTAATTTGTGACTAACTGCTGTTTGGGATTCTTTGCATTTTTCAggaaattgtaaatatttatccatctatcaatCCTCCAACCTTAACAGCACACCAGTCTAACAGAGTTTGCAATGCTCTAGCATTGTTACAGTGTGTGGCTTCACACCCGGAGACCAGGTAAATGTTTTTTGAGTGTGTTGGTAAATTAATGGGGGTGGGTGAGAATTTTGTAGGAGCTTATATACCTTTGCTGAGTGATCAGAGAAAGGAGATGCAGTATAGTGTATGGATATGAGTCTTCAAAACTCTTTACTTTTTGCTCATTCATAGCAGTGACTTTGTTCTTACAATTTTTAGTGTGTTGGATATTTTTACTATACTTTCTGTATGTCTCttggctttttttgtgtgtaataTTTATCTGTTGGTTTTGGAGTTGTTGGGTATTTTAGGGGAAgattgtttggtttcttttgttttgagacaaaatgtttttgttttcatagctTATGGacttaaactttctttttcttggttttttttttgggggggggtggcaggggagttgtttgtttatttgaaacagggttctctgtgtatccctggctatcatgtatctcactctgtagaccaggctggcctcaaactcacagatccacctgctgctgccaCCCTACTGCCTCCACTTCCACACCAGCTTTGAccttaaactcttttttttttttttttttttttttttttttttggtttctctgtgtagccctggctgtcctggaactcactctggagaccaggctggcctcaaactcagaaatctacctgcctctgcctcccaagtgctggaattaaaggtgtgcaccaccaccacccagtgaccTTAAACTCTTAATCCTTCCAGCTCtttctcccaggtgctgggaatataagtatgtaccaccatgcctatctttttcttgttcttctgttACTGTTGACATATATAGTTCTATGTTGTTAACTTTGGTAGCTATTCATAGTTTCTCGTTATAAATTTGAATTAAGTATGACATGTTTTATAATGAAGCAAAATACAATTCCATACCTTTTAACAACATAAGAACAGTTTACTAATTTAGTGATATGCTATGTTCTAAGAGGAAAGATTTTACTTAACtaccttaaaaattattttctgtcagTGATTCAATCCCAAATATAAAAACAGAGCTTTAAGCCTCCTATGGTTATTCATACCTAGGCTTGCTAAAGAGTGAGGCCCTgctccaaaaaaccaaaattaagtaattattttatgtttacttagtCAGAGTCATCTCACACCAGCAAAGTTTTAAAGAACAATGGTCATATCACAGGAAAGATAATATATGGTAGGCACATGGGCACTTCTCTTTTCTAAATTGTGGTAGGCACTGGGCCACAATTATTACACAGTATATGTCATATAATAGGAATTCAGTAAATATTGTAAgcactttttcttaaaaaactcagatttgatttctcttttttttccatatttttttactggatattttatttatttacattccaaatgttaccccttttctggtttccctacccctgcttctatgacagtTTTTCACCACTCACCCGCTCTGGCCTCCCTACCCTCTCATTCCCCTACAGTGtgaggcatcgagccttcacagaaccaagggcctctcctcccattgttgcccgacaaggccatcctctgctgcatatgcggctggagccatgagtccttccatgtgtactccttcattggtggtttggtccctagaagctctgggggtactggttagttcatattgttgttcctcttatggggctgcaaacccctttagctcctatgtagctctggctatctagGGACTCTAGCtgggggattaaaggtgtctgccattACACGTAGCTTCTTGGTTTAGATTCTAGGCAGCTTCTGTAATTTAGATGGGGATTGATATCCAAGGTAAAACTTTTTTGCCATATTGTCATATGtgaaaaagtagagaaaattcTGTTCAAGAATCTGCTTTGAGGCCAGTAAGGTGGGTCAGCAAGTAAAGAAGCTTGTGCCTTGACTTGACAACCTAAGgactcatggtggaaggagaaatgggCAAGACTCTGTCACTCCCTAAATACAAACAGAGATAAACAGTCTGCCATacctcttttttggtttttcgaaacagggtttttctgtataggcctggctgtcctggaactcactctgtagaccaggctggcctcaaactcagaaatctgcctacctctgcctcccaagtgctgggattaaaggcgtgagccacctctgcctggctagcTGTTAAGAAATTTATCTAGATGTGCTTAGTGGCACAAACTTAAAATTCTaccactgggaaggcagaggcaggaagataactgcaaattcaaggccaatccGAGCTACTTAATATAGTGAGACTTTCCTAGTCTCATAATCCAAGAAGAGAATAATTATGTACACTTAAAAGAAGTACATAAATAATATAGATGATTTTCTGTATTAGATGCCTGACATATTAACTACAAGTTGAAATGCTTTCAAAATATTTGGTGTATTTGGTATGcctaacaagaaaagaaaaatgtatgtttaagcacagcaaagtagctggacataGTTGGGTATATctgtaatctcatcacttgggaatttagaagttcaaagtcactaTCAGCAACATATTAAGTTTAAGGCCACACTGGGCTGTGTAAGATCCTGACTACAAACAAACTACAGCAGATAAAcctaataatgataaaataaggCTTTATCTAACTTTGTCTATGAAATTACTATTCACTTATAAATTAGGTAAGGAATTGACTGAAAAAgacctctttgtgtgtgtgtgtgtgtgtgtgtgtgtgtgtgtgtgtgtgtgtgtgtgtgtttgtgtgtacatgtgcatgtgtgctcaagGACTTAACACATGTGCCCAGCTGCCACTCCTGTCTAGGTGCTTTCGGAACCTGGAATATCCCCCTGCAACTAGGAAGTACCAGAGGCAGTTGTAAACTATGGTAAATAGAtatgaggattgaactcaggtcccagcAACTTCTCTTAATCACCAAAAGCCATCTtttcgccaggcggtggtggcgcgtgcctttaatcccagcacttgggaggcagaggcaggaggatttctgagttcaaggccagcctggtctacagagtgagttccaggacagccagagctatacagagaaaccctgtctcgaaaaaaacgaaaaaaaaaaacaaaaaacaaaaccaaagctatCTTTTCAGCCTCCTGAAGAATCTCTTCAGCGCTAAAGTagcttttgcctttttatttttttatttttttgagacaatgtctctagGCTAGCCCCCACTCCTGatcatgattctcctgctttaGGCAGCCCTGAGTGCTAGGTTTCTGTGTAGATACACAGCAGCACATTGTCTTTAGCATTTATGGCTTGATTTTTGGGTTTGGCGCGggggaggttgtttgtttgtttagctatAGTTGATTACTTTTGAGTTATCAGTTTTTAAGGCATTTAGTGCAGATTAGAAGTAAATTGTGTTGTTTAATCATCCTAGCCTGAGTTGCTATTCCACATTGACACCTTGTGCTGGGTTTTTGTGGTGTGACAGTGAGGGCAGGAAGGCACCCTTCTCAGCAGTGTAGACTTGTCTGGCTTCTGTGGCTGGATGCTAAGTAGCCACTTCTGACAAATACATCTCCAAACATTAACACGTCTCCTAAGGGACAAAATTATACATTGAGAAtgttggagctgggcagtggtggtgcatgcctttaatcccagcacttgggaggcagaggcaggcagatttctgagttggaggccagcctggtctacagagtgagttccaggacagccagggctacacagaaaccctgtctcaagaaaacaaaaaaagaaaaaaaaagaaaaaaagaatgttggtCAATAAAAAGCCAGTGAAATTCTTTTCTAAAGATTCCTTGCCCTAGCAGTCTCACATTCTGCCTCAGACTTAAGACATGGGCTCTGGGATCTGACTGGTTCTTTTCTTTCAGGTCAGCTTTTCTGGCAGCACACATCCCGCTCTTTTTATACCCCTTTTTACACACAGTCAGCAAAACTCGTCCCTTTGAGTATCTTCGGCTCACCAGCCTTGGAGTTATTGgtaagttatttttttgtttttcttgatacGTGATCTTATATAGCCCATGTTAGCCTCatgcttactatgtagccaaggatacccttgaattttttcaatttttttatcctttaacctccacctccaaagtgctgaaattacaagcatACTTCATCATACTCGATATGGTTTTTAATGTCACGCTGGGGGTCGAACCCAGGGTTTTATGCGTTCTAGGCAAGCACGCTACCAACTGAACGGCATTAATATCCTAGGTAAGTTATCAGGAACATTTTGTAAGTCTGAAATTCTTACTGATAATAGTGGTCTAAGTTGTGTGTTTTCTTCACTTCTTATGGCTTGTTCATTTTTTGTCTTTGACATCATCTATTTACCAGtaagtgctttttctttttaaattttttttttaaatttatttattattataaatgagttcactgtagctgtcttcagacacaccagaagagggcctcagatttCACTACTTGTGATTGTGAgccccaccatgtggttgctgggatttgaactcaggaccttcggaagagcagtcaatgctcttacccgctgagccatctcaccagccctaagattttttttttcatgcataaTGTGCCTAGATgaatttctctctgtctgtctgtctgccccctctctctttcctccttaccttcccccaactctcctctctgtcttgtatttctttgtaacccaggttggccctGAATTCAACAGTATCTTCTAGCCTTAGCCTtcccaatgctgagattacacTCATGACTCACTGCCTCTGacacttttttgctttttgtttaaatGGATATGAAATGGATTCCCTGACACAGAAACTACAGTCCATATATCATATTACTTGCTTTTGATGAACAATACAgagtaaatataatttgaaagcctttctttaaaataactttgCTTGTCCATATTTTCTTTAGGGGCCTTGGTTAAAACAGATGAGCAAGAAGTAATCAACTTTTTATTGACAACAGAAATCATCCCTTTGTGTTTGCGCATCATGGAATCTGGAAGTGAACTCTCTAAAACGGTACGTGCTTTAAGTGAGATTTAccattgttttgggtttttttgttttgtttcattttaagatttagttattctatatatatgaacatactgtcttcagacaccagaagagggcatcggatcccatggcacatggtcatgagccaccatgtgatgtggttgctgggaatggaactcaggacccaggacctctggaagagcaaccagtgctcttaacctctgagccatctctccagcccgagattCACCATTGTTTTGGCTCTGGAGCTGCTGCTTTGTGGCTCTAGAACCATTTTCTGCCACTTGAGATTTTTtaccttaaaaatgttttatgttatttgtaagtttatttttttgtgtgggtGTGACTGTGCCATGCGCTCCTATGGAGATAAAGACAACTTTGGGGAATTGGTGCTCACATTCTGTCTCGTCTCTGGTTTCTACTTGCTGTGAGCTGGTCCACAGGCTTCTGGGCACttgtgcctctgcttcccatttcactataggagtgctgggatttacaggggttgctaggatttgaactcaggacctctggaagagcagttggtgctctgaaccactgagccatctctccagccctgggtttgTTCCTCTTACAGCTTGTAttccagggaagtcagagcagaaagtCAAAGCAATGCCATACAGGAGTGCtgctactggcttgcttcacacagcttgctcagctttcttaaagcacccaagaccaccagcccccTGCACACATatagtgcacataaactcattCTCTCTCAAATTTGGaacaatccttctgtctcagactACTGAAGACTGGGATTATGGACTTGCACCACAGTACCAggcttgtatttaatttttttgtgcaACAATTAAAACACTTTGCCCATAATAGGCACATGTTGAAATAAAGGTCCTCAGTCGAGGCTGTTATGATGTAGTAAcctgggaaatatttttaaaatacaggtgtggggttggagggatggttcagtggttaactcctatttttccagaggacccaagttcaatccccatcaGCCATAttgtggctcacgaccacctatAACTCGGAtgcccctttctttcctcccgaGCATTGCATGCTCAGGGTGTACAGATATAGATGAAGGCAGatcacctgtacacataaaaatagacaAGTCTTCTTTATGAGTGTAAAAAGGacttagtagttaagaacacttgctgcataATCATGGTAAGTAGAGTTCAAATTTCAGTGCCTATGTACCAAATGTAGCAAGCTACATCCTGTGTACACCTATACCCCAGCTCTGAGCAGACAGAGATAGAAGAAGgctagcacttgctggcttctggcctgcaggaaaacacaaacccCAGGGTCAGGTAGAGACCATGCCTGAAAGTAATAGGCAAAAATTGATAGAGAAgagcatctgacaccctctggcttctgcacagaCCTGCAACAttgtatgcacacatactcatacagacaagtacatacatacataaataaatctttaataaatgtaGATGTCTAATCCTAGGCTTCTATGACTGCTTTTCCGGGGTAGTAAAGTTTAGTTGTATAGGTGGGTTAGTTGATTGCCtggttgtttatgttcttatttgtAGCATgtgtcacagcacacatgtggagggtAGAGGACAATctatgggagttggttctctccttccagcatgtggaCCTTGGTTATTGAACTTGGGTTTTCAAGGGCAGGTGTCCTTACCCACAGGGCCATCTTACTAAGGTGACTGGTTGGTTGCTTTAAACCTGCtaagtaaatatgaaatataactaGGAACCAGGAGTTATCCACTAAACTAGACATAAGCCTGCTATATGACTTCACAGTCTCACACCAGGTATGTTCTCAAGAGAAATGAGCTCTTATGTATGTCAAAATATGTACTAGATTTACATATTAGTAAATGTTATAAATTtataacatttctattttttaaaaattgaaaaatggtATGAACATAACTACATTAAAAAGTGTGAGCTGACAATATGTGATGCCAATGGTTCTAATTGTATTAAGCAAAGAAACCAGCACATGAATTTTTACTGTGACTCTACCTAGATGAAgttcaaaaataaggaaaagggctagagagatggaccAGCAATAAGACCGGtagctcttccagaagacctaggttcaattttTATCATGCACATAACATCTTACAGCGATCTGTAACTCTCATCCCCAGTGGCTGTCATGGGCACAAGGCATGCATGTGCCAcccacacatgcagacaaaatatcatCCACATTTAACAGAAAGCCAAGCTAGCTATTGGTGGTTACCTGTAAAGGATCTGTATTAACTGGGAAAAGATACATGGCAGTGCTAAAATTCTGAGTTGCTGGAAATGTTCTGTGTTTTAAGCTGTTATGGTGTACAGATACGGAATACAGACTACAGGCTCACCAAGTAGTACTCTATTTGTGAGTTTGCTATTTGTTGTGGTTTGTATTAATTGCCTATTGCTGTCAT is part of the Mastomys coucha isolate ucsf_1 unplaced genomic scaffold, UCSF_Mcou_1 pScaffold14, whole genome shotgun sequence genome and harbors:
- the Cnot9 gene encoding CCR4-NOT transcription complex subunit 9, which encodes MHSLATAAPVPTALAQVDREKIYQWINELSSPETRENALLELSKKRESVPDLAPMLWHSFGTIAALLQEIVNIYPSINPPTLTAHQSNRVCNALALLQCVASHPETRSAFLAAHIPLFLYPFLHTVSKTRPFEYLRLTSLGVIGALVKTDEQEVINFLLTTEIIPLCLRIMESGSELSKTVATFILQKILLDDTGLAYICQTYERFSHVAMILGKMVLQLSKEPSARLLKHVVRCYLRLSDNPRAREALRQCLPDQLKDTTFAQVLKDDTTTKRWLAQLVKNLQEGQVTDPRGIPLPPQ